From the Danio aesculapii chromosome 9, fDanAes4.1, whole genome shotgun sequence genome, one window contains:
- the klhl23 gene encoding LOW QUALITY PROTEIN: kelch-like protein 23 (The sequence of the model RefSeq protein was modified relative to this genomic sequence to represent the inferred CDS: inserted 1 base in 1 codon) has translation MSGKAQSGYSYDFYDACHPSEVLEALHEFHSSGLFTDITLQSSSGQLFHCHKAVLSARSSYFKVMFTLDMRERANDTINLPCVDGEILGALVTYVYTAKVSITQSNVQRLLEAADLLQFNSLKKACENFLIRLLDVDNCLGMHSFAELHVCSTLERAALRIILSRFEDVTLQDEFPEXRFQKLMAILSTENLNVWKDTTLLDAVVKWVVYDVASRIDHIQELLNCIHIDVDDVYLKTALDLRKRCSESKLRSLILTSLKPSKGFSDCCKKLTCSLYVIGGYYWHPLCEVHMWDPVSNTWVQGKDMPDCARESYSVVLLGADIYVTGGYRTETVDALDNVWIYNTDSDEWTEGCPMITARYYHCSVALRGCVYVIGGYTAGAPTQETEFYDPLKKTWFPVAEMIQGVGNATACVVNDRVYVTGGHYGYRGTCTYEKIQTYRPDINEWSITTICPHPEYGLCSVSLNNKLYLVGGQTTITDCYDPERDEWRQMCAMKERRMECGSAVINGCIYVAGGYSYSKGTYLQSIERYDPEIDCWEIVGNLPSAARSHGCVCVFGV, from the exons ATGTCTGGGAAAGCTCAAAGTGGTTACTCCTACGACTTCTACGATGCCTGTCACCCTTCAGAAGTGCTTGAAGCTCTTCACGAGTTCCACAGCAGCGGGCTGTTCACCGACATCACCCTGCAGTCCTCGTCGGGACAGCTCTTCCACTGCCACAAGGCCGTCCTATCAGCGCGCAGCTCCTATTTTAAAGTAATGTTCACCTTAGACATGAGGGAACGCGCGAACGACACCATCAACCTACCTTGCGTAGACGGAGAAATTCTGGGTGCGTTGGTGACCTACGTGTACACAGCCAAAGTCAGCATAACTCAAAGCAACGTTCAGCGTCTTCTGGAGGCCGCAGACCTGCTTCAGTTCAACTCGCTCAAGAAAGCCTGTGAAAACTTCTTGATTCGTCTACTAGATGTTGATAATTGCCTCGGGATGCATTCGTTCGCCGAGCTTCACGTTTGTTCAACACTGGAAAGAGCGGCTTTAAGGATCATCCTGAGTCGTTTTGAAGATGTCACGCTTCAGGATGAATTCCCAG ACCGATTCCAAAAGCTGATGGCGATTTTATCAACGGAGAACCTTAATGTGTGGAAAGACACAACGTTATTGGATGCGGTAGTGAAATGGGTCGTTTATGACGTAGCTTCTCGAATAGATCACATTCAAGAGCTCCTCAACTGCATTCATATTGATGTAGACGATGTTTATCTGAAAACGGCGTTGGATCTACGCAAACGTTGTTCAGAAAGCAAACTGCGATCTTTAATTCTGACCTCCTTAAAACCGAGTAAAGGTTTTTCAGACTGTTGCAAGAAACTGACATGCAGTTTGTATGTAATTGGTGGATATTATTGGCATCCTCTGTGCGAAGTTCACATGTGGGACCCCGTTTCCAACACGTGGGTTCAGGGAAAAGACATGCCCGATTGTGCAAGGGAGAGCTATAGTGTGGTTCTTCTAGGGGCTGATATTTATGTGACCGGAGGATACAGGACAGAAACTGTAGATGCTTTGGATAATGTGTGGATTTATAATACAGACTCAGATGAATGGACTGAAGGATGTCCGATGATCACAGCTAGGTATTATCACTGCTCTGTGGCGTTACGTGGATGTGTATATGTGATAGGTGGATATACAGCAGGTGCTCCTACTCAAGAAACTGAATTTTATGATCCTTTGAAGAAGACGTGGTTTCCAGTGGCTGAAATGATACAAG gTGTGGGAAATGCAACCGCTTGTGTGGTGAATGACAGAGTTTATGTAACCGGAGGGCATTATGGGTACAGAGGAACCTGCACTTATGAGAAGATTCAGACTTACAGGCCAGACATCAATGAGTGGAGCATCACAACAATATGTCCACATCCTG agtATGGCCTCTGCTCGGTGTCCTTAAACAATAAGCTTTATCTGGTTGGCGGTCAGACCACTATCACAGACTGCTACGACCCCGAGCGAGATGAATGGAGACAGATGTGTGCCATGAAGGAGAGAAGGATGGAGTGCGGATCAGCTGTTATAAACGGGTGCATCTATGTTGCAGGAGGATACTCGTACTCTAAGGGAACATATCTGCAGAGTATAGAGAGGTACGACCCGGAGATAGACTGCTGGGAGATAGTGGGAAACCTCCCGTCCGCTGCACGATCGCACGGATGTGTTTGCGTGTTTGGTGTGTGA